Part of the Arthrobacter sp. MMS18-M83 genome is shown below.
AATCATTGATATCTCAGGGGCAGTTTCCATTTTGGCAAAAGAACCGCTAAATGTCTTCGTCGGCGTCGACACGCATGCCGATACTCACCACGTCGCCATCATCAGCGAGTACGGCAAACCTCTGGCCGATCAGGAGTTCCTTGCCGTGGGCTCCGGATACCGCAAAATCCTGGACTTCATTGCCAGTCATGGAACGGCTGCCGCGGTGGGGGTCGAAGGAACCGGCTCATACGGTGCCGGGCTGTCCAAGGTGCTCCGCAACGAAGGGCTCACTGTCCTGGAGGTCAACCGGCCCAACCGGGCCCAGCGTCGCCTGAAAGGCAAATCCGATCCCCTGGATGCCTACCAGGCAGCCCAGTCGGTACTGGCTCAACGAGGACTCTCGACCCCGAAAGCCAAAGACGGACCCGTCGAATGCCTGCGGATCCTGACGTACCGCGCGCTCTTCGGCGATGAAAGCCCGCACGGCAGCAATCAATCAGATCAAGGGTCTCCTCGTGTCGGCACCGGACGCTCTCCGGGCGAAATACAGGGGGATGGCCACTCCCGCCATGATCACCGCCCTCCAGCGGAGCAGGCCGTCAGGCCATGTGGCCGACCCGGAATACATGACGCTGCTGACCTTGAAAACCCTGGCCACCCGTTACCAGGCGCTGGCCGGGGAAATCACCGCCGCCGATACCGCCCTGCAAGAGATCCTCGATTCCTATGCGCCCTTGCTCTGCGACCTCCCAGGCGTAGGACCGGACGTTGCCAGCCAGCTCCTCATCACCGTGGGAGACAACCGGGGACGGATCGGAAACGAAGCCCAGTTCGCGGCACTCGTCGGGGTTGCACCCATCCCGGCATCGTCAGGAAAAACGACCCGCCACCGGCTCAGCCGAGGCGGTGACCGCAACGCAAACCGTGCCCTGCATCAAGTAGTACTGACCCGGATGGCTTCGTGTCCACGCACGAAAAACTATGTCAGTAAACGCACCACGGAAGGAAAAAGCAAGCGAGAGATCATGCGTTGCCTCAAACGCTACGTATCCCGTGAAATATACCGACAGATATTCAACCCGGTACCGGCACCAGGCATCACCGACCTACGCCAGAAACGCAAAAGCCTCGGGTTGACCGTCAATGCGGTCGCCGGCGAACTCAGCCAATGGCCCTCCGTTATCTCCCGCATCGAACGAGGCCTCATGCGCAACGACGACCTCGCAACAAGCTACCGAAAATGGCTCGAGGAGCAGGGGACTCAAAAAGCGAATTGACAACCATAGGAGCGTCACTGGGAACTCCAGAAAACATACCGAATCCGAGCCAGTCCGG
Proteins encoded:
- a CDS encoding transposase; this translates as MATPAMITALQRSRPSGHVADPEYMTLLTLKTLATRYQALAGEITAADTALQEILDSYAPLLCDLPGVGPDVASQLLITVGDNRGRIGNEAQFAALVGVAPIPASSGKTTRHRLSRGGDRNANRALHQVVLTRMASCPRTKNYVSKRTTEGKSKREIMRCLKRYVSREIYRQIFNPVPAPGITDLRQKRKSLGLTVNAVAGELSQWPSVISRIERGLMRNDDLATSYRKWLEEQGTQKAN